A part of Arachis hypogaea cultivar Tifrunner chromosome 12, arahy.Tifrunner.gnm2.J5K5, whole genome shotgun sequence genomic DNA contains:
- the LOC140176715 gene encoding uncharacterized protein, with amino-acid sequence MDLELSVEERVVPMGVGFSTPASRAVTVLHAEVLPKKITSYSFTRAVWKGFVPPRVELLTWFVLVGRVNTKDRLCRFRVIPQQDNRCVLCDKVEETAFHLFLECETTWQVWCAWLLALGRQWSLPGTLKDHSESWTNLSVRKVDRKRWFIGFFAVIWTTWLERNSRLFRDNTSSVEDIINRSFRYFKEWSGDDPFRC; translated from the exons ATGGATCTGGAGCTTTCAGTGGAGGAGAGAgttgttccaatgggagttggatttAGTACACCAGCTTCACGAGCTGTTACA GTTTTGCATGCGGAAGTCCTACCGAAGAAAATCACAAGCTATAGCTTCACTCGTGCTGTTTGGAAAGGATTTGTCCCTCCCAGGGTTGAGCTGCTTACTTGGTTTGTCTTGGTTGGAAGGGTGAATACTAAGGATCGCCTTTGTAGATTCCGGGTTATTCCTCAGCAGGACAATAGGTGTGTGCTATGCGATAAGGTTGAGGAAACTGCTTTTCATTTGTTCCTGGAATGCGAGACcacatggcaggtgtggtgtgcttggctgCTGGCCTTGGGACGACAGTGGAGCCTTCCAGGTACACTAAAGGATCACTCTGAAAGCTGGACGAATTTATCTGTAAGAAAGGTAGACAGAAAGAGGTGGTTCATTGGGTTCTTTGCAGTTATTTGGACAACCTGGCTAGAAAGGAATAGTAGGCTCTTCAGAGATAATACTTCCAGCGTGGAGGACATCATAAACAGGTCATTTAGGTACTTTAAGGAATGGAGTGGTGATGACCCATTTAGGTGTTAA